A genomic window from Glycine soja cultivar W05 chromosome 10, ASM419377v2, whole genome shotgun sequence includes:
- the LOC114372042 gene encoding syntaxin-121-like translates to MNDLFSGSFSRFRSDQSSPDRHHDIEMGAAAGGPRGGEVNLDKFFEDVEGVNEELKELEGLAQSLRSSHEQSKTLHNAKAVRDLRSRMDGDVSAALKKAKLIKLKLEALERSNAANRNLPGCGPGSSSDRTRTSVVNGLKKKLKDSMESFNEIRGLVSSEYRETVQRRYFTVTGENPDDKTLDLLISTGESETFLQKAIQEQGRGRILDTINEIQERHDAVKEIEKNLKELHQVFLDMTVLVQHQGEQLDDIESHVARAHSFVRTGAEQLQTARKYQKNTRKWTCYCIILLLVIIFFVVLFTVRPWKNNSSGGGNNGNQPAPAQTPPPPVNA, encoded by the exons atgAACGACTTGTTCTCAGGTTCCTTCTCTCGCTTCCGCAGCGACCAGTCATCCCCGGACCGCCACCACGACATCGAGATGGGCGCCGCCGCCGGTGGCCCCCGCGGCGGCGAGGTGAACCTCGACAAGTTCTTCGAGGACGTGGAAGGCGTGAATGAGGAACTAAAGGAATTAGAAGGCTTAGCGCAGAGTTTAAGAAGCAGCCACGAGCAGAGCAAGACGCTGCACAACGCGAAGGCGGTGAGGGACCTGCGGTCGCGCATGGACGGCGACGTTTCGGCGGCGCTGAAGAAGGCGAAGCTGATCAAGCTGAAGCTCGAGGCGCTGGAGCGGTCCAATGCCGCGAACCGTAACTTGCCTGGATGTGGACCGGGTTCGTCCTCGGACCGGACCCGGACCTCCGTGGTCAACGGTTTGAAGAAGAAGCTGAAGGATTCGATGGAGAGTTTCAACGAGATTCGCGGGCTTGTTTCGTCGGAGTACCGCGAGACCGTGCAGCGGCGGTACTTCACCGTCACCGGCGAGAATCCCGATGATAAGACGCTCGATCTCTTGATCTCCACCG GTGAGAGTGAGACCTTCCTTCAGAAAGCCATTCAAGAGCAAGGCAGGGGTAGAATTCTGGACACCATCAATGAGATTCAAGAGAGGCATGATGCCGTCAAAGAGATAGAAAAGAATCTCAAGGAGTTGCACCAAGTGTTCCTTGACATGACAGTGCTGGTGCAACATCAAGGAGAGCAGTTGGATGATATCGAGAGCCATGTGGCAAGAGCTCATTCTTTTGTGCGCACCGGAGCCGAGCAGTTGCAGACTGCGCGAAAGTACCAGAAAAATACCAGGAAATGGACCTGCTACTGTATCATACTTCTTCTGGTGATCATCTTCTTTGTGGTGCTCTTCACTGTGAGGCCGTGGAAAAATAACAGTAGTGGTGGCGGCAATAATGGTAATCAGCCTGCACCAGCTCAAACACCTCCACCTCCTGTCAATGCTTAA